A region from the Fusarium musae strain F31 chromosome 1, whole genome shotgun sequence genome encodes:
- a CDS encoding hypothetical protein (EggNog:ENOG41), with the protein MLSSTFLHSALIAATQAIDVDVAVVGGGGSGGYAAVQLRETYGKKIGGHAQSWYDPVTGKAYNYGVDAFTNITVSIDFFRQLDVPIGPLQSVPAEKLYVDLKDGKTVDYTPPTTKEAADAMENYSDEWLKYTDILLPTSKHFPRGDKVPSDLLLSWYDFARKYKAEAASPSIWETVVVDLNTALMIDVWKAWNPSVNSFQPASGDNTEIWQKAAKFLGKDVLYESEVVSAKRTKSGVKLEVRDTDGHITKISAKRLLITIGPETINPKYFDLSSEEVEVFHSAAGNRYFTGIVSHPSMPAAGITTVVPAAIKGNYLAYPTVPFQAYFQYKGNSSTGPIHRALTVVPRETSIEDAKDLVRKSVQNLIDEGTIPTGKSSDLDFRTFSDHGLLYRHWSAEQLRGGIFARANALQGQRSTWYTGAFWMNNDCVMLWNTTNAILKEMLKDV; encoded by the exons ATGCTTTCCTCTACGTTCCTCCATTCAGCTTTGATAGCCGCCACGCAAGctattgatgttgatgttgcggTCGTAGGAGGCGGCGGATCTGGTGGTTATGCCGCTGTCCAGCTTCGCGAGACGTATGGCAAGAAGATT GGTGGCCACGCGCAGTCATGGTACGATCCAGTCACTGGGAAGGCGTACAACTATGGCGTTGATGCGTTTACGAACATCACCGTCTCAATTGACTTCTTCAGACAACTCGATGTTCCAATCGGACCACTCCAGTCTGTACCAGCAGAGAAACTATACGTTGACTTAAAAGATGGCAAAACAGTGGACTATACGCCTCCAACCACGAAAGAGGCCGCCGATGCTATGGAAAATTATAGTGACGAGTGGCTCAAGTACACAGATATCCTGCTACCTACTAGCAAGCACTTCCCTCGAGGTGACAAGGTTCCGTCGGATCTCTTGCTGTCTTGGTATGACTTTGCGCGCAAGTACAAGGCAGAGGCTGCTAGCCCGAGTATCTGGGAGACTGTGGTCGTCGATCTCAATACCGCACTGATGATTGATGTGTGGAAGGCATGGAATCCTAGCGTGAACTCGTTCCAACCAGCGTCGGGTGATAATACAGAAATCTGGCAGAAGGCTGCTAAGTTTCTGGGCAAAGATGTTCTCTATGAGAGCGAGGTGGTGTCTGCAAAACGAACCAAGAGCGGAGTGAAGCTTGAGGTCAGAGATACAGATGGACATATCACCAAGATCAGCGCCAAGAGACTGTTGATAACTATCGGACCAGAGACGATCAACCCAAAGTACTTCGACCTGAGCAGCGAAGAAGTGGAGGTCTTCCACTCCGCTGCCGGCAACCGCTATTTCACTGGTATCGTCTCTCACCCTTCCATGCCTGCAGCTGGAATCACCACTGTTGTTCCAGCTGCCATCAAAGGAAACTATCTCGCCTATCCAACGGTCCCATTCCAAGCCTACTTCCAGTATAAAGGAAACTCTTCTACCGGACCTATCCACCGTGCTCTAACTGTTGTCCCGCGAGAGACTTCGATCGAGGACGCTAAGGATCTTGTTCGCAAATCGGTTCAGAATCTCATTGATGAGGGAACAATCCCAACTGGGAAGTCTAGCGATCTAGATTTCCGAACTTTCTCGGATCATGGACTCTTGTATAGGCACTGGTCTGCTGAGCAGCTGCGTGGTGGTATTTTTGCGAGGGCGAATGCTCTTCAGGGTCAGCGATCGACTTGGTACACTGGGGCTTTCTGGATGAACAACGATTGTGTCATGTTGTGGAACACTACCAACGCCATCTTGAAAGAGATGCTCAAGGACGTGTAG
- a CDS encoding hypothetical protein (EggNog:ENOG41~antiSMASH:Cluster_1.2), whose protein sequence is MAYSTLGRDQIPGHVVFVLRLLPQPREAANSFGSPRVINVLAAGKESTDLFLDDLTLKEPSQFDIPNFAVHAATSVTLTLKRIAEALENKDIMFIHPHPGVVSTDLFMKSWARKFDPSKATAPPAGDFMKLTPDEAGERCIYLATSAEFGGNGVPVQNGRHTAKTLTHGARASLFSINDKFEIVEQDDILADIQKMGTPHKIWDHTFEVIHSLTESD, encoded by the exons ATGGCCTATTCGACTCTCGGTCGTG ATCAGATCCCCGGCCATGTCGTTTTCGTTCTGCGTCTTCTACCCCAACCAAGAGAGGCCGCCAATTCGTTCGGATCGCCACGCGTTATCAATGTACTCGCCGCCGGAAAGGAGTCGACTGATCTCTTTCTCGACGATTTGACCCTCAAAGAGCCCAGCCAATTTGACATTCCCAATTTCGCCGTACACGCTGCTACCTCCGTCACCCTTACTCTCAAGCGTATCGCTGAAGCGCTGGAGAACAAGGACATCATGTTCATTCACCCGCATCCTGGCGTAGTTAGCACAGACTTGTTCATGAAGAGTTGGGCTCGCAAGTTCGACCCGAGCAAGGCCACAGCTCCGCCTGCTGGAGATTTTATGAAGCTTACACCGGACGAAGCTGGTGAAAGATGTATATACTTGGCCACAAGCGCTGAGTTCGGAGGCAATGGTGTTCCTGTACAGAATGGGCGACATACAGCCAAGACTCTGACCCATGGAGCTAGAGCCTCGCTTTTCTCGATCAACGACAAGTTTGAGATTGTCGAACAGGACGATATACTTGCTGATATTCAGAAGATGGGTACTCCTCACAAGATCTGGGACCACACCTTCGAGGTCATTCACTCTCTTACTGAGTCGGATTAG
- a CDS encoding hypothetical protein (EggNog:ENOG41) has translation MPPIYTLNHGDADKERQRLDFQHCIFKTLTRGDLPTVIWQHLKSLPAPKVADANTGTGIYLKELAPRLPKEAQLDGFDIDTRKFHDPSSLPANVKLQYGNVLEPFTKEYLGTYDLVHVKLLYAALKKDEWLQAVKNLKTLLKPDGFLFWSEIGAYGYASNPYSAALHDWKRIESAAAVKFGRDPK, from the coding sequence ATGCCTCCGATCTACACACTCAATCATGGCGACGCCGACAAGGAACGGCAGCGCCTTGACTTCCAACATTGCATATTCAAGACTCTTACTCGCGGTGATCTTCCAACCGTCATTTGGCAGCATCTCAAGTCCCTCCCAGCCCCCAAGGTCGCCGACGCGAACACTGGGACTGGCATATATCTTAAGGAGCTCGCCCCAAGGCTTCCCAAGGAAGCACAGCTGGACGGCTTCGACATTGATACGCGTAAATTTCATGACCCCTCTTCTTTGCCAGCCAATGTCAAACTACAATATGGCAACGTGCTGGAGCCTTTTACGAAAGAGTATCTGGGAACATATGACTTGGTACATGTCAAGTTGCTCTATGCAGcgttgaagaaggatgagtGGCTGCAAGCTGTGAAGAACCTAAAGACCCTACTTAAACCGGATGGGTTCCTGTTCTGGTCCGAGATAGGAGCCTACGGGTATGCCAGTAACCCATACTCAGCCGCCCTCCATGATTGGAAGAGGATTGAGTCTGCAGCCGCTGTCAAATTCGGGCGTGATCCGAAGTAA
- a CDS encoding hypothetical protein (antiSMASH:Cluster_1.2), whose translation MSTIRFEKMHANGDDFAIIDLRDQDIIIDQDIARRLGDRNRGIGFNQLVVLSACKDAAAYLDFWNADGSILNACGSATRGVAWKLMRETGSSTTTLRTIRGLLQCHKVSDNFIAVSMGSPLIDWREIPTAQEVDTLKLPLSGDPAACNMGNPHCTFFVNDLAAVDVMVRGSAI comes from the coding sequence ATGTCTACTATCAGGTTCGAGAAAATGCATGCCAATGGCGACGACTTTGCCATTATTGATCTCCGCGACCAGGACATCATAATCGATCAGGATATTGCGAGACGGCTTGGAGATCGAAATCGCGGGATCGGATTCAACCAACTCGTGGTTCTGTCAGCTTGCAAAGATGCAGCAGCTTATCTGGATTTTTGGAATGCAGACGGTTCAATATTGAACGCATGTGGGAGTGCTACCCGTGGTGTGGCCTGGAAGCTGATGCGTGAAACTGGCTCATCCACTACGACTCTAAGGACGATCCGGGGGCTCCTACAATGCCACAAGGTTTCGGATAACTTCATTGCCGTCAGTATGGGCTCTCCTCTTATAGACTGGCGCGAGATTCCAACCGCCCAAGAGGTCGATACACTCAAGCTGCCTCTATCTGGAGATCCCGCGGCGTGCAATATGGGAAATCCACATTGCACGTTCTTCGTGAACGATCTGGCGGCCGTGGACGTCATGGTGCGTGGCTCAGCTATCTAA
- a CDS encoding hypothetical protein (EggNog:ENOG41~antiSMASH:Cluster_1.2~SMCOG1169:sugar transport protein) — protein sequence MEKTISAHSVEHNEGLAMHDTRDEKNNPSIMLGHAGSWEATLDEAQAANAHEHALTVRQALKSYPWAVAWSLVVSLSIIMEGYDTILIGSLYAYPTYARRFGEYQDATQTYQIPARWQSAMGSGPQAGAIVGAILNGFIIQRFGYRPAFLLGVVLMAAFVMVSFFGMSVELQAVGQILCGLPWGIFATIGPAYASELCPLPLRVYLTAYTNMCFATGQLIGAGVLKSFIEWDNDWAWRVPFALQWLWIPFLFVACVFMPESPWYLVRKGRYDEAEKSVLCLMAAHEKPQAKPLVALMIHTNETEERISEGTSYWDCFKTVDIRRTEIACVSFLGQITCGAQFAYSATYFFQQAGLDSETSYNLNLGGTGMAFCGTIASWFLMRHIGRRNLYLAGMSLMSMWLLIIGALATNTSNPAVKWVQSILCLIWLLTFSLTVGPIGWAIPAEVSSTRLRSKTVVLARTSYYLAQIVANVIQPYMMNPSAWNLKG from the exons ATGGAGAAGACCATCTCTGCTCACTCGGTCGAGCACAACGAAGGCCTAGCTATGCACGATACGCGCGACGAAAAAAACAACCCTAGCATCATGCTTGGCCATGCTGGTTCTTGGGAAGCTACCTTGGACGAAGCCCAGGCAGCGAATGCGCATGAGCATGCCCTCACCGTTCGCCAAGCCCTCAAGTCTTACCCATGGGCTGTCGCTTGGTCCCTCGTTGTGTCACtatccatcatcatggaagGCTATGATACTATCCTGATCGGCTCGCTGTATGCCTACCCTACCTACGCTCGTCGATTTGGAGAATATCAGGATGCAACCCAGACGTATCAGATCCCTGCCCGCTGGCAGAGTGCCATGGGGAGCGGTCCGCAAGCAGGTGCCATCGTTGGCGCCATATTGAATGGATTCATCATACAGCGCTTTGGATATCGGCCTGCCTTCCTTCTCGGTGTGGTGCTTATGGCTGCTTTTGTAATGGTATCATTCTTTGGCATGTCTGTTGAGCTTCAGGCAGTGGGACAGATTCTCTGCGG ACTCCCTTGGGGCATCTTCGCCACGATCGGTCCTGCGTATGCTTCGGAACTCTGCCCGCTTCCTCTTCGCGTATATCTTACGGCCTACACCAACATGTGCTTCGCAACAGGTCAGCTCATTGGCGCTGGAGtcctcaagagcttcatTGAGTGGGACAATGACTGGGCATGGCGGGTTCCTTTTGCTCTGCAATGGCTATGGATCCCATTCCTCTTCGTCGCTTGTGTATTCATGCCCGAGTCACCCTGGTATCTTGTTCGCAAGGGCCGATACGACGAGGCTGAAAAGAGTGTCCTCTGCCTCATGGCCGCTCACGAGAAGCCCCAAGCAAAGCCTCTTGTCGCTCTAATGATTCATACAAACGAGACCGAAGAACGTATCTCAGAAGGCACTTCATATTGGGATTGCTTCAAGACGGTTGATATACGCCGTACTGAGATTGCATGTGTGTCGTTCCTTGGTCAGATTACCTGCGGTGCCCAATTCGCCTACTCTGCCACGTACTTCTTCCAGCAAGCAGGATTGGACTCAGAGACCTCCTACAACCTTAATCTCGGTGGCACTGGAATGGCATTCTGTGGTACAATTGCTTCGTGGTTCCTGATGAGACACATTGGCCGTCGAAACTTGTATCTCGCTGGCATGAGTCTCATGAGTATGtggctcctcatcatcggcgcttTAGCTACCAACACTTCCAATCCAGCCGTCAAGTGGGTTCAGTCGATCCTTTGCTTAATCTGGCTCCTTACCTTCTCTCTTACTGTCGGCCCAATTGGATGGGCCATCCCTGCAGAAGTTTCGTCCACGCGTTTGCGATCCAAGACTGTGGTCTTGGCCAGAACCTCATACTACCTGGCGCAAATCGTTGCCAATGTCATTCAGCCGTACATGATGAATCCTTCTGCTTGGAATTTGAAAGGCTAG
- a CDS encoding hypothetical protein (EggNog:ENOG41): MLADDITPSHQWLTNHDSSTTNAMTLSSGVVPQRDGQRQFYIFGHNISHSLSPTLHNAGFKALDLPHHYQIHESENVDGSVESVIQQPDFGGASVTFPHKLQIGKLLGSVSPRGESIGAINTVVVIEVNGKRVLHGDNTDWIGIKRCVERSGARDFASSSALVLSAGGAARAACYAVQTLGFGELIVVNRTLSKAEELASRFPDLKTRSFATLEEAATAKDAQIRLVVACVPADDLGADKIPSGLFSGTGDGVLVEMAYRPQVTGMMTVAERYPGWRVYRGVDVLEEQAYAQFELWTGKQAPVDAMRSAMQAKLREKI, translated from the coding sequence ATGCTTGCAGACGACATtactccatctcatcaatggCTCACGAATCACGACAGCTCTACCACAAACGCAATGACCCTTTCCTCTGGTGTCGTGCCGCAAAGGGATGGTCAGAGGCAATTCTACATCTTTGGCCATAACATCTCACACTCACTATCTCCAACACTTCACAACGCCGGGttcaaggctcttgaccTGCCACATCACTATCAAATCCACGAGAGCGAAAATGTCGATGGGTCAGTTGAGAGCGTAATCCAGCAACCTGACTTTGGCGGTGCATCCGTCACCTTTCCACACAAGCTACAGATCGGCAAGTTGTTGGGATCAGTCTCTCCAAGAGGAGAGAGTATTGGAGCTATCAATACCGTTGTTGTCATAGAAGTCAATGGAAAAAGAGTGCTTCACGGGGACAACACTGACTGGATTGGTATCAAGAGATGTGTTGAAAGGTCCGGAGCTCGAGACTTTGCTTCTTCGTCAGCCCTGGTACTGAGTGCTGGAGGTGCCGCGAGAGCTGCATGCTACGCTGTCCAGACCCTAGGCTTTGGGGAGCTCATTGTTGTGAACAGGACGCTGAGCAAGGCTGAGGAATTAGCGTCTAGGTTTCCTGACCTCAAGACCCGGTCATTCGCAACATTGGAGGAGGCTGCAACTGCAAAGGATGCTCAGATCAGGCTGGTAGTTGCCTGTGTGCCAGCTGATGACCTGGGAGCCGACAAGATCCCGAGCGGCTTGTTCTCGGGGACTGGAGATGGAGTGTTGGTAGAGATGGCTTATAGACCGCAAGTCACCGGGATGATGACAGTCGCCGAGCGATATCCTGGTTGGAGGGTTTATAGGGGAGTCGATGTGCTTGAGGAACAGGCATACGCCCAGTTCGAGCTGTGGACTGGAAAGCAGGCTCCGGTTGATGCTATGAGAAGTGCTATGCAGGCGAAGTTGAGGGAGAAGATATGA
- a CDS encoding hypothetical protein (EggNog:ENOG41) yields MSSFKPAILSASLGRAWLHDFANKAKQASDHGFQGIEVFYEDLEYEAKRLHSVETPSNEQILNAASHIRELLDGLKLTVIGLQPFLFYEGLKDREQHARLIEKIKLWFKIAKILGTNTIQIPANFLPADQLTGDMDVIVGDLVELADLGIKQDPPIRFAYEALCWSTHVDTWEKSWEVAQKVDRPNFGLCLDTFNIAGRVWGDPASPTGKTPNADQDLKESLERLVKEVTLDKVFYIQVVDAERMETPLVKGHPFHVDGNPARMNWSRNARAYMYEADRGAYLPVEDIAKVLIHDMGYKGYVSMELFSRTMSEEGEDVPKQHAERGIAAWKTFVERLKLNEI; encoded by the coding sequence ATGAGTTCTTTTAAGCCCGCTATCTTATCTGCCTCTCTAGGCCGAGCTTGGCTCCACGACTTCgccaacaaggccaagcaagCCTCAGATCATGGTTTCCAAGGCATCGAAGTGTTCTACGAGGATCTTGAATATGAAGCAAAAAGATTACACAGTGTCGAAACTCCTAGCAATGAACAGATTCTTAATGCGGCATCGCATATCCGAGAGTTGCTGGATGGCTTGAAGCTTACAGTCATTGGCCTCCAGCCATTCTTGTTCTATGAGGGCTTGAAGGACCGGGAGCAACATGCTAGACTCATTGAAAAGATCAAATTATGGTTCAAGATCGCAAAGATCTTGGGGACCAACACTATTCAGATTCCTGCCAATTTCCTCCCGGCTGATCAGTTGACCGGCGACATGGATGTTATAGTAGGAGATCTAGTCGAGCTAGCAGATCTGGGCATCAAGCAAGATCCCCCAATTCGTTTTGCCTACGAAGCTTTGTGCTGGAGTACTCACGTCGACACCTGGGAGAAGTCATGGGAAGTGGCTCAGAAAGTTGACAGACCCAACTTTGGTCTTTGCCTCGACACATTCAACATCGCGGGCCGTGTCTGGGGCGATCCAGCTTCCCCAACTGGCAAGACACCCAACGCCGACCAAGATCTCAAAGAATCCTTAGAGAGACTTGTCAAAGAGGTCACTCTCGACAAGGTGTTTTACATCCAAGTCGTTGACGCCGAAAGGATGGAGACTCCCCTTGTCAAAGGACACCCGTTCCATGTTGATGGAAACCCGGCTAGGATGAACTGGTCGCGAAATGCAAGAGCCTATATGTATGAGGCGGATCGAGGCGCTTATCTTCCTGTTGAGGATATTGCCAAGGTGTTGATACATGATATGGGGTATAAGGGATATGTCTCGATGGAGCTGTTTTCGCGAACCATGtctgaggagggagaggatgtGCCGAAACAGCATGCCGAGAGGGGTATCGCAGCTTGGAAGACCTTTGTTGAGAGGTTGAAGCTTAACGAGATCTAG
- a CDS encoding hypothetical protein (antiSMASH:Cluster_1.2~CAZy:GH36) — protein MADMADKPVFISWKTTSLTINFTKNEFGTICIYEILPLSHCHQKSASHLFTSSELPLVSVRLNSEGNTNDKTAKSLVGGLRYKSHQQSHDGDVHRLDIHSEDERAGISVTAHLSVYGGVPVLRSAVTVVNESKSSDVIVTQLSSLAIGGLTTRSNEWNKDYVLRTATNSWFREAQWRKHSLPYLGIDKNGICELHDGHSGSQATFGLQNRGSFSTGSHLPMGILESESNSDTWAWQIEHNGSWRWEIGDYKDSIYIAAGGPTKADHDWRHTLSPGDSFISPPVALTRVYGCFQDAVRALNDYRRRIIRPHDDNKRLPIIFNDYMNCLMGDPDEDKIEALLDPVAQSGAEYFVMDAGWYADDSNWWDDVGLWEPSKKRFPSGFKTLMDKIKTKGLIPGLWLEPEVVGVRSVVGERLPEDAFFRENGQRVVERGRFQLDFRHPEVRAWMTKVVDRLVVDYGVGYFKFDYNIEVIHGTDAPGSSSAGANQLLHQRCYLDWVRSLLDKYSNLVIENCSSGAQRMDYAMLSVHSLQSTSDQQDPILYAAIAAALPTCVLPEQSASWAYPQPEWSDELNAFTVVNSLLGRVYLSGRLDRLSLSQMELIVEGMDAYKTIRPHLVMAHAIWPLGLPSWHDDWISLGLETSNGLYLAVWRRGGSSSKEISLPRLAGCGKVQVNVVYPKRLPTQAIWKEADNILELKFPETRCARVLHISS, from the exons ATGGCAGATATGGCAGATAAACcagtcttcatctcctgGAAAACCACCTCGTTGACCATTAACTTTACGAAGAACGAGTTTGGGACAATTTGCATTTATGAGATTCTCCCCTTGAGTCACTGCCATCAGAAGTCGGCTTCACACCTCTTTACCTCGTCCGAGTTACCACTCGTCAGTGTCAGGCTCAACAGCGAAGGCAATACCAATGACAAGACGGCAAAATCACTTGTTGGCGG GCTGAGATACAAAAGTCACCAACAGAGCCACGATGGAGATGTTCACAGACTGGACATCCATAGTGAGGATGAAAGAGCGGGAATCTCAGTGACTGCTCATTTGAGCGTATACGGAGGTGTGCCTGTTCTTCGCTCAGCCGTCACAGTGGTGAATGAATCCAAGTCATCGGACGTTATCGTCACGCAGCTTTCATCTTTGGCCATTGGTGGCCTCACAACAAGATCCAATGAATGGAACAAAGACTATGTCCTTAGAACGGCAACCAATAGCTGGTTCAGAGAAGCTCAATGGCGCAAGCACTCACTACCCTACCTTGGCATAGACAAGAACGGGATCTGTGAGCTACATGATGGTCACTCAGGGTCGCAGGCAACCTTTGGTCTCCAGAACAGGGGATCCTTCTCCACTGGCTCACACCTACCAATGGGAATATTGGAGTCTGAGTCAAACTCGGATACCTGGGCCTGGCAGATCGAGCACAATGGATCCTGGAGATGGGAAATCGGCGACTACAAGGACAGCATCTACATCGCGGCTGGAGGTCCAACCAAAGCAGACCACGATTGGAGGCATACTTTATCTCCCGGTGACAGCTTCATTTCGCCCCCGGTCGCTCTGACTCGTGTTTATGGCTGTTTCCAAGACGCTGTTCGTGCACTTAACGACTATAGAAGACGAATCATACGGCCGCATGATGACAATAAAAGGCTTCCGATAATTTTCAACGACTACATGAACTGTCTGATGGGCGACCCAGACGAAGATAAGATCGAAGCTTTACTTGATCCTGTGGCCCAGTCAGGGGCCGAGTACTTTGTCATGGATGCCGGCTGGTACGCTGATGATAGCAACTGGTGGGATGACGTTGGTCTGTGGGAACCTTCCAAGAAGCGCTTTCCCTCTGGCTTCAAAACATTGATGGACAAAATCAAGACTAAAGGGCTTATCCCAGGTCTGTGGCTGGAGCCTGAAGTCGTGGGTGTCCGGAGTGTTGTTGGTGAAAGACTGCCAGAGGATGCATTCTTTCGCGAGAATGGGCAACGGGTTGTCGAGAGAGGGAGATTTCAACTCGACTTTCGCCATCCCGAGGTACGAGCCTGGATGACCAAGGTCGTTGATAGACTCGTGGTCGATTACGGCGTTGGATATTTCAAGTTTGACTACAACATCGAAGTCATCCACGGAACCGATGCTCCAGGGTCGTCATCCGCTGGTGCAAATCAACTTCTCCACCAGAGATGTTATCTCGACTGGGTCCGGTCACTCCTCGACAAGTATTCGAACCTTGTGATCGAAAATTGCTCCAGCGGCGCACAAAGGATGGATTACGCCATGCTGTCAGTTCATTCTCTCCAGTCCACCAGCGACCAGCAAGACCCTATCCTGTACGCGGCTATTGCTGCAGCTCTGCCAACATGTGTACTGCCTGAGCAAAGTGCGAGCTGGGCATATCCTCAGCCAGAATGGAGCGATGAACTCAATGCCTTTACGGTAGTGAATAGTCTGTTGGGAAGAGTCTATCTAAGCGGTAGACTCGATCGCTTGAGTCTTTCGCAGATGGAGCTCATTGTCGAGGGGATGGATGCGTACAAGACGATTCGTCCGCATCTTGTGATGGCGCATGCTATCTGGCCTTTGGGACTACCTAGTTGGCATGACGACTGGATCTCACTGGGCTTGGAGACTAGCAATGGTCTTTACCTGGCAGTGTGGCGTCGAGGTGGGAGCAGCTCGAAGGAGATATCGCTACCAAGACTGGCTGGATGCGGCAAGGTTCAGGTAAACGTGGTGTATCCCAAGCGGCTGCCTACTCAAGCCATCTGGAAGGAAGCAGATAATATTCTGGAGCTCAAATTTCCCGAGACGAGGTGTGCTCGGGTTCTTCATATTAGTAGCTAG
- a CDS encoding hypothetical protein (EggNog:ENOG41~antiSMASH:Cluster_1.2), with product MAQNQLEEYVCVTREINAPISTPLSPSLSVEGFGIGSIRTFDYEYPEGEHKAEHYTFSEEMTEVDAANHSMKFRVRRPDYPDVIAYGTTVLDFLGPNKMQFRWLANGSPLPDAYMTNLRKDLAFRFNQLIDIIAAVVESK from the exons ATGGCTCAGAATCAGCTTGAAGAATACGTCTGTGTCACACGCGAGATCAACGCCCCTATATCAACGCCCCTATCGCCGAG TCTCTCTGTTGAAGGCTTTGGTATCGGCAGCATTCGCACTTTTGACTACGAGTATCCTGAAGGAGAGCATAAGGCAGAGCACTATACATTCTCAGAGGAGATGACCGAAGTTGACGCGGCGAACCACTCTATGAAGTTCAGAGTGCGTAGGCCTGACTATCCTGATGTGATCGCCTATGGAACTACGGTTCTGGATTTTTTGGGACCCAACAAGATGCAATTCCGTTGGCTTGCGAATGGCAGCCCATTGCCTGATGCGTACATGACAAATCTTCGAAAAGATCTCGCCTTTCGATTCAACCAACTTATTGATATTATTGCTGCTGTAGTAGAGTCAAAGTGA